From Streptomyces qinzhouensis, one genomic window encodes:
- the prcA gene encoding proteasome subunit alpha: MTTPFYVSPAQAMQDRAEYARKGIARGRSLVVLQYTDGIVFVGENPSRALHKFSEIYDRIGFAAAGKYNEYENLRIGGVRYADLRGYTYDRDDVTARGLANVYAQTLGTIFSSQAEKPYEVELVVAEVGETAEGDQIYRLPHDGSIVDEHGSVAVGGNAEQISTYLDQRHSDGMSLSAALKLAVQALSNQTNGSEREIPADRLEVAVLDRTRPQKRKFKRIVGSQLARLLEPEGAAAASSETPADSAGESGEDSTGPAESGQ, encoded by the coding sequence GTGACGACACCGTTCTATGTCTCGCCCGCCCAGGCCATGCAGGACCGGGCGGAATACGCCCGCAAGGGCATTGCCCGGGGCCGCAGCCTCGTGGTGCTCCAATACACCGACGGCATCGTGTTCGTCGGGGAGAATCCGTCCCGCGCACTGCACAAGTTCAGCGAGATCTACGACCGGATCGGCTTCGCTGCCGCCGGTAAGTACAACGAGTACGAGAATCTCCGGATCGGCGGCGTCCGCTATGCCGATCTGCGCGGATACACCTACGACCGCGACGATGTGACCGCCCGCGGGCTGGCGAACGTCTACGCCCAGACGCTGGGCACCATTTTCTCCAGCCAGGCCGAGAAGCCCTACGAGGTGGAACTGGTGGTCGCCGAGGTGGGCGAGACCGCCGAGGGCGACCAGATCTACCGGCTGCCGCACGACGGTTCGATCGTGGACGAGCACGGCTCGGTCGCGGTCGGCGGTAACGCCGAGCAGATCAGCACCTATCTCGACCAGCGGCACAGCGACGGGATGTCCTTGTCGGCGGCGCTCAAGCTGGCCGTCCAGGCGCTCTCCAACCAGACCAACGGCAGTGAGCGGGAGATCCCCGCGGACCGGCTGGAGGTCGCGGTCCTCGACCGTACGAGACCGCAGAAGCGGAAGTTCAAGCGGATCGTCGGCAGCCAACTGGCCCGGCTGCTGGAGCCCGAGGGCGCCGCCGCGGCTTCGTCGGAGACGCCCGCCGACAGCGCCGGGGAGTCCGGGGAGGACTCCACCGGCCCGGCGGAGAGCGGACAGTAG
- a CDS encoding LacI family DNA-binding transcriptional regulator yields MADGPAAGGTTAAPRPTSRDVARAAGVSQATVSLVLGGKWRGRVSERTAGAVRDAARSIGYRPNLAARSLRLGRTRTALLVVPALTNEFFARVYTGAASVAAEHGFGVVVYPAPDVRERARDPFASARAALDGVIASSMATEALRTLHDSGLPLVMLDSDPADRTAAAQVNIDIADGMRRIADHLLGLGHRRFLHLASEVRSWTFDVRARALAEALGRAPGTSVRTVSAPLAVDPARAAAEAALRGPGPLPTAIVCDGDFQAAGACKAVRRLGLRVPGDISVTGFDDLTLATALEPELTTVALPAERVGERGMSALLAALDGDRPPGGDLPVELIVRGSTAPPPD; encoded by the coding sequence ATGGCAGACGGCCCCGCCGCCGGCGGCACCACGGCCGCGCCCCGGCCGACCAGCAGGGACGTGGCCCGGGCCGCCGGGGTGTCCCAGGCGACGGTCTCCCTCGTCCTCGGCGGCAAATGGCGCGGCCGGGTCTCCGAGCGGACCGCCGGCGCGGTCCGCGACGCCGCCCGCTCCATCGGCTACCGCCCCAATCTGGCCGCCCGGAGCTTGCGGCTCGGCCGCACCCGTACCGCGCTGCTGGTCGTCCCGGCGCTCACCAACGAGTTCTTCGCCCGGGTGTACACGGGCGCGGCCTCGGTCGCCGCCGAGCACGGTTTCGGCGTCGTCGTCTACCCCGCCCCGGACGTGCGCGAACGCGCCCGGGACCCGTTCGCCTCGGCCCGGGCGGCGCTGGACGGGGTGATCGCCTCGTCGATGGCCACCGAGGCACTGCGGACGCTGCACGACTCCGGTCTTCCTCTGGTGATGCTGGACAGCGATCCCGCCGACCGGACGGCCGCCGCCCAGGTGAACATCGACATCGCCGACGGGATGCGCCGGATCGCGGACCATCTGCTGGGCCTCGGACACCGCCGTTTCCTGCATCTGGCGTCGGAGGTGCGGTCCTGGACCTTCGACGTCCGGGCCCGGGCCCTGGCCGAGGCCCTCGGCCGGGCCCCCGGCACCTCGGTCCGCACCGTAAGCGCTCCGCTCGCCGTCGATCCGGCCCGCGCGGCGGCCGAGGCGGCCCTGCGCGGACCCGGCCCGCTGCCCACCGCGATCGTCTGCGACGGAGACTTCCAGGCTGCGGGCGCCTGCAAGGCCGTACGCCGGCTGGGGCTGCGCGTCCCCGGCGATATCTCCGTCACCGGGTTCGACGATCTGACGCTCGCCACGGCCCTGGAACCGGAACTGACCACGGTCGCCCTGCCCGCCGAGCGCGTCGGCGAACGCGGTATGTCCGCCCTGCTGGCCGCCCTGGACGGCGACCGGCCGCCGGGCGGTGACCTCCCGGTCGAACTGATCGTCCGGGGCTCCACCGCCCCGCCGCCGGACTGA
- a CDS encoding ubiquitin-like protein Pup — protein MATKDTGGGQQKATRSTEEVEEQTQDAQASEDLKERQEKLSDDVDSVLDEIDDVLEENAEDFVRSFVQKGGE, from the coding sequence ATGGCGACCAAGGACACCGGCGGCGGACAGCAGAAGGCCACGCGTTCCACGGAGGAGGTCGAGGAGCAGACCCAGGACGCACAGGCGTCCGAGGACCTCAAGGAGCGTCAGGAGAAGCTGTCCGACGACGTCGATTCCGTACTCGACGAGATCGACGACGTCCTGGAGGAGAACGCGGAGGACTTCGTGCGCTCCTTCGTGCAGAAGGGCGGCGAGTGA
- a CDS encoding FKBP-type peptidyl-prolyl cis-trans isomerase — protein MSIEKPEIDFPGGEPPKDLEIKEIWEGDGAEAKAGNFVSVHYVGVAFSSGEEFDASWNRGQAFQFQLGAGQVIAGWDQGVQGMKVGGRRQLTIPAHLAYGDRGAGGRIKPGETLIFVVDLISV, from the coding sequence GTGAGCATCGAGAAGCCCGAGATCGACTTCCCGGGCGGCGAGCCGCCGAAGGACCTGGAGATCAAGGAGATCTGGGAGGGCGACGGCGCCGAGGCCAAGGCCGGCAACTTCGTCTCCGTCCACTACGTGGGCGTGGCCTTCTCCAGCGGCGAGGAGTTCGACGCCTCCTGGAACCGCGGCCAGGCGTTCCAGTTCCAGCTGGGTGCCGGTCAGGTCATCGCCGGCTGGGACCAGGGCGTGCAGGGGATGAAGGTCGGCGGCCGCCGTCAGCTCACCATCCCCGCCCACCTTGCCTACGGCGACCGTGGCGCGGGCGGCCGGATCAAGCCCGGCGAGACGCTGATCTTCGTCGTGGACCTGATCTCCGTCTGA
- the dop gene encoding depupylase/deamidase Dop, translating to MTVRRVMGIETEYGISVPGHPNANAMLTSSQIVNAYAAAMHRARRARWDFEEENPLRDARGFDLAREAADSSQLTDEDIGLANVILTNGARLYVDHAHPEYSSPEVTNPRDAVLWDKAGERIMAAAAERAALLPGAQPIHLYKNNTDNKGASYGTHENYLMKRETPFSDIVRHLTPFFVCRQVVTGAGRVGIGQDGHDNGFQISQRADYFEVEVGLETTLKRPIINTRDEPHSDAEKYRRLHVIIGDANLSEISTYLKLGTTALVLSMIEDNFIAVDLAVEQPVRTLHRVSHDPDLRQLITLRSGRTLTAVQLQMEYYELARKYVDERYGSDADEQTTDVLARWEDTLNRLENDPMSLAGELDWVAKRELMEGYRRRDGLDWDAARLHLVDLQYADVRPEKGLYNRLAARGRMKRLLAEEDVVRAETEPPEDTRAYFRGRCLAQYADDVAAASWDSVIFDLPGRDSLQRVPTLEPLRGTRSHVKELLDRCRTAEDLVRVLSGN from the coding sequence ATGACCGTACGGCGAGTAATGGGCATCGAGACGGAGTACGGAATCTCCGTCCCGGGGCATCCGAACGCCAATGCCATGCTCACCTCGTCCCAGATCGTCAACGCCTACGCGGCGGCGATGCACCGGGCGCGGCGCGCCCGCTGGGACTTCGAGGAGGAGAATCCGCTGCGGGACGCCCGCGGCTTCGACCTCGCCCGCGAGGCCGCCGACTCCAGCCAGCTCACGGACGAGGACATCGGGCTGGCGAATGTGATCCTCACCAACGGCGCCCGGCTCTACGTCGACCACGCCCACCCCGAATACAGCTCTCCCGAGGTCACCAATCCGAGGGACGCCGTCCTGTGGGACAAGGCGGGCGAGCGGATCATGGCGGCGGCGGCCGAGCGGGCCGCACTGCTCCCCGGCGCCCAGCCGATCCACCTCTACAAGAACAACACCGACAACAAGGGCGCGTCCTACGGCACCCACGAGAACTATCTGATGAAGCGGGAGACCCCCTTCTCGGACATCGTGCGCCATCTGACGCCGTTCTTCGTCTGCCGTCAGGTGGTCACCGGCGCCGGTCGGGTCGGCATCGGCCAGGACGGCCACGACAACGGTTTCCAGATCAGTCAGCGCGCCGACTACTTCGAGGTCGAGGTCGGGCTGGAGACCACCCTCAAGCGGCCCATCATCAATACCCGCGACGAACCGCACTCCGACGCCGAGAAGTACCGTCGGCTGCATGTGATCATCGGCGATGCCAATCTCTCGGAGATCTCCACTTATCTCAAGCTGGGCACCACGGCCCTGGTCCTCTCCATGATCGAGGACAATTTCATCGCGGTCGATCTCGCGGTGGAGCAGCCGGTGCGGACCCTGCACCGGGTCTCGCACGATCCGGATCTGCGGCAACTGATCACACTCCGCAGCGGACGGACCCTGACCGCCGTCCAGCTCCAGATGGAGTACTACGAGCTGGCCAGAAAATACGTCGACGAGCGGTACGGGTCCGACGCCGACGAGCAGACCACGGATGTCCTCGCCCGCTGGGAGGACACTCTCAACCGGCTGGAGAACGACCCGATGAGCCTGGCCGGGGAGCTGGACTGGGTGGCCAAGCGGGAGCTGATGGAGGGCTACCGGCGCCGGGACGGCCTGGACTGGGATGCCGCCCGGCTCCATCTGGTGGACCTCCAGTACGCCGACGTACGCCCCGAGAAGGGCCTGTACAACCGTCTGGCGGCCCGCGGCAGGATGAAACGGCTACTGGCCGAGGAGGACGTGGTACGGGCCGAGACCGAGCCTCCGGAGGACACCCGGGCCTACTTCCGGGGCCGGTGCCTGGCGCAGTACGCGGACGACGTGGCCGCGGCGAGCTGGGATTCGGTGATCTTCGACCTGCCGGGCCGGGACTCCCTCCAGCGGGTGCCCACCCTGGAGCCGCTGCGCGGCACCCGGAGCCACGTCAAGGAACTGCTGGACCGATGCCGTACGGCGGAGGACCTGGTCAGGGTGCTCTCCGGCAATTGA
- the prcB gene encoding proteasome subunit beta, which yields MEANSRNTGRLPAAFLTPGSSSFMDFLGEHSPGLLPGNRDLPAVQGAFEAPHGTTIVAVTFPGGVVIAGDRRATMGNMISQRDMEKVFPADEYSAVGIAGTAGLAVEMVKLFQLELEHFEKVEGAQLSLEGKANRLSTMIRGNLGMAMQGLAVVPLFAGYDVGRERGRIFSYDVTGGRFEEQGYTATGSGSVFARGSLKKLYRDDLTKEQAVTLVVQALYDAADDDSATGGPDVARRIYPIVVVIDDGGVHRLTAEQSSEVAHSVVQHRMEQPDGPRAALL from the coding sequence GTGGAAGCCAATTCCCGTAACACCGGGCGTCTGCCGGCAGCCTTCCTGACGCCCGGCTCGTCCTCGTTCATGGATTTCCTCGGCGAGCACTCCCCGGGGCTGCTCCCGGGCAACCGGGACCTCCCGGCGGTTCAGGGCGCCTTCGAAGCGCCGCACGGCACCACCATCGTCGCGGTCACCTTCCCGGGCGGTGTGGTGATCGCCGGTGACCGGCGGGCCACGATGGGCAACATGATCTCCCAGCGGGACATGGAGAAGGTCTTCCCCGCCGATGAGTACTCGGCCGTGGGAATCGCCGGTACCGCGGGGCTCGCGGTGGAGATGGTCAAGCTCTTCCAGCTGGAGCTGGAGCACTTCGAGAAGGTCGAGGGCGCCCAGCTGTCCCTGGAGGGCAAGGCCAACCGTCTCTCCACCATGATCCGCGGCAATCTGGGCATGGCCATGCAGGGCCTGGCCGTGGTGCCGCTGTTCGCGGGGTACGACGTCGGCCGCGAGCGGGGCCGGATCTTCTCGTACGACGTCACCGGCGGCCGCTTCGAGGAGCAGGGGTACACCGCCACCGGATCCGGGTCGGTCTTCGCCCGCGGGTCCCTGAAGAAGCTCTACCGCGACGACCTGACCAAGGAGCAGGCCGTCACCCTGGTGGTCCAGGCGCTGTACGACGCCGCCGACGACGACTCGGCGACCGGCGGCCCCGATGTGGCGCGCCGGATCTACCCGATCGTCGTGGTCATCGACGACGGGGGCGTCCACCGCCTGACGGCGGAGCAGTCCTCCGAGGTGGCCCACTCGGTCGTCCAGCACCGGATGGAACAGCCGGACGGCCCGCGCGCCGCGCTCCTCTGA
- a CDS encoding ferredoxin, with translation MTVQHEAPSPDAAEALEVWIDQDLCTGDGICAQYAPDVFELDIDGLAYVKSADDELLQEPGATTPVPLPLLRDVVDSAKECPGDCIHVRRVSDSVEVYGPDAE, from the coding sequence ATGACCGTGCAGCACGAGGCCCCGTCCCCCGACGCAGCCGAGGCGCTGGAGGTCTGGATCGACCAGGACCTCTGCACCGGCGACGGGATCTGCGCCCAGTACGCCCCGGACGTCTTCGAGCTGGACATCGACGGGCTGGCCTATGTGAAGAGCGCCGACGACGAGCTGCTCCAGGAGCCGGGGGCGACGACCCCGGTGCCGCTGCCGCTGCTGCGGGACGTGGTGGACTCCGCCAAGGAGTGCCCGGGCGACTGTATTCATGTACGCCGGGTTTCGGACAGTGTCGAGGTGTACGGCCCCGACGCGGAGTAA
- the arc gene encoding proteasome ATPase, whose protein sequence is MAAHDDDINRGIRPARGSEDPAGQVAYLEQEIAVLRRKLADSPRHTRILEERIVELQTNLAGVSAQNERLANTLREARDQIVALKEEVDRLAQPPAGFGVFLQANEDGTCDLFTGGRKLRVNVSPSVELDQLRRGQEVMLNEALNVVEAMAYERAGDIVTLKEILEDGERALVVGHTDEERVVRLAEPLLDATIRPGDALLLEPRSGYVYEVVPKSEVEELVLEEVPDVDYDKIGGLGGQIEMIRDAVELPYLHPDLFKEHELRPPKGILLYGPPGCGKTLIAKAVANSLAKKVAEVTGQPAGKSYFLNIKGPELLNKYVGETERHIRLVFQRAREKASEGTPVIVFFDEMESLFRTRGSGVSSDVENTIVPQLLAEIDGVEGLENVIVIGASNREDMIDPAILRPGRLDVKIKIERPDAEAARDIFAKYLTASLPLHADDLGEHNGSKEAAAQAMIQSVVEQMYAESEENRFLEVTYANGDKEVLYFKDFNSGAMIQNIVDRAKKMAIKAFLDHNQKGLRVAHLLQACVDEFKENEDLPNTTNPDDWARISGKKGERIVFIRTLVTGKQGADTGRSIDTVANTGQYL, encoded by the coding sequence GTGGCAGCCCACGACGACGACATCAACCGCGGCATCCGGCCCGCGCGGGGGTCCGAGGACCCAGCCGGCCAGGTTGCCTATCTCGAGCAGGAAATCGCCGTCCTGCGCCGCAAGCTCGCCGACTCTCCGCGGCATACGAGGATTCTCGAAGAGCGGATCGTCGAGCTCCAGACCAATCTGGCCGGTGTGTCCGCGCAGAACGAGCGGCTCGCCAATACGCTCCGTGAGGCCCGCGATCAGATCGTGGCCCTCAAGGAGGAGGTCGACCGGCTCGCCCAGCCGCCGGCCGGCTTCGGTGTCTTCCTCCAGGCCAACGAGGACGGCACCTGTGATCTCTTCACCGGCGGCCGCAAACTCCGGGTGAACGTCAGCCCCAGCGTCGAACTCGACCAGCTGCGGCGCGGCCAGGAGGTCATGCTCAACGAAGCGCTCAACGTGGTCGAGGCCATGGCGTACGAGCGCGCCGGGGACATCGTCACCCTCAAGGAGATCCTGGAGGACGGCGAGCGGGCCCTGGTGGTCGGGCACACCGACGAGGAGCGGGTGGTACGGCTCGCCGAGCCGCTGCTGGACGCCACCATCCGCCCCGGCGACGCCCTGCTGCTGGAGCCGCGCTCCGGATACGTCTACGAGGTCGTGCCCAAGAGCGAGGTCGAGGAACTCGTCCTCGAAGAGGTCCCCGACGTCGACTACGACAAGATCGGCGGCCTCGGCGGCCAGATCGAGATGATCCGCGACGCGGTGGAGCTCCCGTATCTCCACCCCGACCTCTTCAAGGAGCACGAACTGCGGCCGCCGAAGGGCATCCTGCTCTACGGTCCGCCCGGCTGCGGCAAGACACTGATCGCCAAGGCCGTCGCCAACTCCCTTGCCAAGAAGGTCGCCGAGGTGACCGGGCAGCCCGCGGGCAAGAGCTACTTCCTGAACATCAAGGGCCCCGAGCTGCTCAACAAGTACGTCGGCGAGACCGAACGCCATATCCGGCTGGTCTTCCAGCGGGCCCGGGAGAAGGCATCCGAGGGCACCCCGGTGATCGTCTTCTTCGATGAGATGGAGTCGCTCTTCCGCACCCGCGGCTCCGGGGTCAGCTCCGACGTCGAGAACACCATCGTCCCCCAGCTCCTCGCCGAGATCGACGGCGTCGAGGGCCTGGAGAACGTGATCGTGATCGGCGCCTCCAACCGCGAGGACATGATCGACCCCGCGATCCTGCGGCCCGGCCGGCTCGATGTGAAGATCAAAATCGAGCGTCCGGACGCGGAGGCGGCCCGGGACATCTTCGCCAAGTACCTCACGGCCTCGCTGCCGCTGCACGCCGACGACCTCGGCGAGCACAACGGCTCCAAGGAAGCCGCGGCACAGGCGATGATCCAGTCCGTGGTCGAGCAGATGTACGCGGAGTCCGAGGAGAACCGCTTCCTGGAGGTCACCTACGCCAACGGTGACAAGGAAGTCCTCTACTTCAAGGACTTCAACTCCGGCGCGATGATCCAGAACATCGTCGACCGGGCCAAGAAAATGGCGATCAAGGCCTTCCTCGACCACAACCAGAAGGGTCTGCGGGTCGCCCATCTCCTCCAGGCCTGCGTGGACGAGTTCAAGGAGAACGAGGACCTGCCCAACACCACCAACCCGGACGACTGGGCCCGTATCTCCGGAAAGAAGGGCGAACGGATCGTATTCATCCGGACGCTCGTCACCGGGAAGCAGGGCGCGGACACCGGCCGCTCCATCGACACGGTCGCGAACACCGGCCAGTACCTGTGA
- the pafA gene encoding Pup--protein ligase, producing the protein MDRRIFGLENEYGVTCTFRGQRRLSPDEVARYLFRRVVSWGRSSNVFLRNGARLYLDVGSHPEYATPECDNVTELVTHDKAGERILEGLLVDAERRLHEEGIAGDVYLFKNNTDSAGNSYGCHENYLVARHGEFSRLADILIPFLVTRQLLCGAGKVLQTPRGAVYCVSQRAEHIWEGVSSATTRSRPIINTRDEPHADAERYRRLHVIVGDSNMSETTMLLKVGATDLVLRMIEAGTVMRDLTLENPIRAIREVSHDITGQRKVRLASGREASALEVQREYYEKAVDFVDRRGIRTGTVAQVLELWGRTLDAIDEQDLDRIATEIDWVMKYQLIEQYRAKHSMTMSHPRVAQIDLAYHDIHRRRGLYYLLERKGRAARICNDLKIFEGKSVPPQTTRARLRGDFIRRAQEQRRDFTVDWVHLKLNDQAQRTVLCKDPFRSVDDRVEKLIAGM; encoded by the coding sequence ATGGACCGCCGCATTTTCGGGCTGGAGAACGAGTACGGCGTCACGTGCACGTTCAGGGGACAGCGCCGACTGTCACCTGACGAAGTGGCGCGCTACCTCTTCCGCCGTGTCGTGTCATGGGGTCGCAGCAGCAATGTGTTTCTGCGCAACGGCGCCCGCCTCTACCTCGATGTGGGTTCGCATCCGGAGTACGCGACACCGGAATGCGACAATGTGACCGAGCTGGTCACACACGACAAGGCGGGCGAGCGCATTCTGGAAGGTCTGCTCGTCGACGCGGAACGCCGCCTGCACGAGGAGGGGATCGCGGGCGACGTCTACCTTTTCAAGAACAACACCGATTCCGCCGGAAACTCCTACGGCTGTCACGAGAACTATCTCGTCGCCCGCCACGGGGAGTTCTCCCGGCTCGCCGACATCCTCATCCCCTTCCTGGTCACCCGTCAGCTGCTCTGCGGCGCGGGAAAGGTCCTCCAGACCCCGCGCGGCGCCGTCTACTGCGTCAGCCAGCGCGCCGAGCACATCTGGGAGGGCGTCAGCTCCGCCACCACCCGCTCGCGCCCCATCATCAACACCCGGGACGAGCCGCACGCCGACGCCGAGCGCTACCGCCGGCTCCATGTGATCGTCGGCGATTCGAACATGTCCGAAACCACGATGCTGCTCAAGGTCGGTGCGACCGATCTGGTGCTCCGGATGATCGAAGCCGGCACCGTGATGCGGGATCTGACCCTGGAGAACCCGATCCGGGCGATCCGCGAGGTCAGCCATGACATCACCGGGCAGCGCAAGGTGCGTCTGGCCAGCGGCCGGGAGGCCTCCGCGCTGGAGGTACAGCGGGAGTACTACGAGAAGGCCGTCGACTTCGTGGACCGGCGCGGTATCCGCACCGGCACCGTCGCGCAGGTGCTGGAGCTCTGGGGCCGTACCCTCGACGCCATCGACGAGCAGGACCTCGACCGGATCGCCACCGAGATCGACTGGGTCATGAAGTACCAGCTCATCGAGCAGTACCGGGCCAAGCACAGCATGACCATGTCCCATCCCAGGGTCGCCCAGATAGACCTCGCCTACCACGACATCCACCGCCGCCGCGGGCTCTACTACCTGCTGGAGCGCAAGGGGCGGGCCGCCCGGATCTGCAACGACCTGAAGATCTTCGAGGGCAAATCGGTGCCTCCGCAGACCACCCGGGCGCGGCTGCGCGGCGACTTCATCCGCCGGGCCCAGGAGCAGCGCCGGGACTTCACCGTCGACTGGGTACACCTCAAGCTCAATGACCAGGCGCAGCGCACGGTGCTCTGCAAGGACCCGTTCCGTTCGGTCGACGACCGGGTGGAGAAGCTCATCGCCGGAATGTGA
- a CDS encoding MFS transporter, with protein MGAGGTDAGRAGYGDVLRAPYAARLLGGTLVGRLPHATGPVAVVLFTRAEGGSYSLAGALAAVYGIATAVGQPLLGRAVDLKGQPRVQLPAAVVSALGMVLLAVAGIGSLPVAFGAVAVAGLFTPPLEGGLRALWPSVLGDEERVHRAYALDAVAQEVMFTAGPLLVTLLVSLHSEAAALVVINALGVLGALAVVVSEPSRTWRSAPREAHWLGALRSPGLLALFGAFFFVGLALGSITVAGVAYAEDHGRDEIYGWLLAALSFGALVGGAVYGARHWAGAPESRLRAIVALLALGYLPLALTPGVVPMLGLAALSGLFLAPALACSFVVVDRHAPAGTVTEAFSWLVTTFGVGAAAGTAVAGPVVEGAGTAWSFSVAGAAGLAALLVLTATSRVLAVPVGGAGTVRSGAVPAGPAGGAETDILPGTGFGSGENDRNGAAEPGFSSGREA; from the coding sequence ATGGGGGCAGGGGGCACCGACGCGGGCCGGGCCGGTTACGGGGACGTGCTCAGGGCGCCGTACGCCGCGCGACTGCTCGGCGGGACGCTGGTCGGGCGGCTGCCGCACGCCACCGGGCCGGTGGCCGTCGTGCTGTTCACCCGGGCCGAAGGCGGTAGCTACAGCCTCGCGGGCGCCCTGGCCGCGGTCTACGGAATCGCCACGGCGGTCGGGCAGCCGCTCCTCGGCCGGGCCGTCGACCTCAAGGGGCAGCCCCGGGTGCAGCTGCCCGCGGCCGTGGTGTCCGCGCTCGGCATGGTGCTGCTGGCCGTCGCCGGAATCGGTTCGCTGCCGGTCGCCTTCGGGGCCGTCGCCGTGGCCGGACTCTTCACCCCGCCCCTGGAGGGCGGGCTGCGGGCGCTCTGGCCGAGTGTGCTGGGCGACGAGGAGCGGGTGCACCGGGCCTACGCCCTCGACGCGGTGGCCCAAGAGGTCATGTTCACCGCGGGGCCGCTGCTGGTGACCCTGCTGGTCTCGCTGCACTCCGAGGCCGCGGCCCTGGTGGTGATCAACGCCCTCGGGGTGCTCGGTGCCCTGGCGGTCGTCGTCAGCGAACCCTCCCGCACCTGGCGCTCCGCACCCCGCGAGGCCCACTGGCTGGGCGCCCTGCGCTCCCCGGGGCTGCTGGCCCTCTTCGGGGCCTTCTTCTTCGTCGGACTCGCCCTCGGCTCCATCACCGTCGCCGGGGTCGCCTACGCCGAGGACCACGGCCGGGACGAGATCTACGGCTGGCTGCTGGCCGCGCTGAGCTTCGGCGCCCTGGTCGGCGGCGCGGTGTACGGCGCGCGGCACTGGGCCGGTGCCCCCGAGAGCAGGCTCCGGGCGATCGTGGCCCTGCTGGCGCTCGGCTATCTGCCGCTGGCGCTCACCCCGGGAGTCGTCCCCATGCTCGGTCTCGCCGCGCTCTCCGGGCTCTTCCTCGCCCCCGCGCTGGCCTGCTCCTTCGTCGTGGTCGACCGGCACGCTCCGGCGGGGACGGTCACCGAGGCGTTCTCCTGGCTGGTGACGACCTTCGGGGTGGGCGCCGCTGCCGGGACCGCCGTGGCGGGGCCGGTGGTCGAGGGGGCGGGCACCGCGTGGAGCTTCTCCGTCGCGGGAGCCGCCGGCCTCGCCGCACTGCTGGTGCTGACGGCCACGTCACGGGTGCTCGCGGTGCCCGTCGGCGGCGCCGGCACGGTACGCTCCGGCGCCGTCCCGGCCGGCCCGGCCGGAGGCGCGGAAACGGACATCCTCCCGGGGACGGGTTTCGGCTCCGGGGAAAATGATCGCAACGGTGCGGCCGAACCCGGTTTCAGCTCCGGGCGTGAGGCGTAA
- a CDS encoding FKBP-type peptidyl-prolyl cis-trans isomerase, producing MRRPAGLRALCGLLVVPALLLSTAACGSEDKKGSDSISSKGGLPAITDGAAFGKKPTLAKGEGTPPKELKIEVLSEGKGAALKKGDQAQVNYYGQEWDETEPFDTSFGKGQPFPVNIGGGGVIEGWQKALDGQKVGSRLEVSIPPELAYGKTARGDIKANATLVFVMDIVKGTSVPQSAKGTEVPQKNAELPKIGVNTDGKAPAVTFPKGAEAPKKLVSEYVIEGSGPVVTDKDNVVVKYDAFLWDGAKKFGGTYTMNMTETLSLGNLGVKGLKDGLAGKKVGSRVLLVIPPDQGFGDQEQQGIPKNSTMVFAMDILAKV from the coding sequence GTGCGTCGACCTGCCGGCCTCCGGGCCCTCTGCGGCCTCCTCGTCGTACCCGCGCTGCTGCTGTCGACAGCGGCGTGCGGGAGCGAGGACAAGAAGGGCTCCGATTCCATCTCGTCCAAGGGCGGGCTCCCCGCCATCACCGACGGAGCCGCCTTCGGCAAGAAGCCCACCCTGGCCAAGGGCGAGGGCACCCCGCCCAAGGAGCTGAAGATCGAAGTCCTCAGCGAGGGCAAGGGCGCCGCCCTGAAGAAGGGCGACCAGGCCCAGGTCAACTACTACGGCCAGGAGTGGGACGAGACCGAGCCGTTCGACACCAGCTTCGGCAAGGGCCAGCCCTTCCCCGTCAACATCGGCGGCGGCGGGGTCATCGAGGGCTGGCAGAAGGCCCTCGACGGACAGAAGGTCGGCAGCCGTCTGGAGGTGTCGATCCCGCCGGAGCTCGCCTACGGCAAGACCGCCCGCGGTGACATCAAGGCCAATGCCACGCTGGTGTTCGTGATGGACATCGTCAAGGGGACGAGCGTTCCGCAGTCCGCGAAGGGCACCGAGGTCCCGCAGAAGAACGCGGAGCTGCCGAAGATCGGGGTCAACACCGACGGCAAGGCGCCCGCGGTGACCTTCCCGAAGGGCGCCGAGGCTCCGAAGAAGCTGGTCTCGGAGTACGTGATCGAGGGCTCCGGCCCCGTCGTGACCGACAAGGACAATGTCGTCGTCAAGTACGACGCCTTCCTGTGGGACGGTGCCAAGAAGTTCGGCGGCACCTACACGATGAACATGACCGAGACGCTCAGCCTGGGGAACCTCGGGGTCAAGGGCCTCAAGGACGGTCTGGCCGGCAAGAAGGTCGGCAGCCGTGTGCTGCTCGTCATCCCGCCGGACCAGGGCTTCGGAGACCAGGAGCAGCAGGGCATCCCGAAGAACTCCACGATGGTCTTCGCGATGGACATTCTGGCGAAGGTGTAA